From a single Rhodococcus qingshengii JCM 15477 genomic region:
- a CDS encoding YlxR family protein, whose translation MVRRESSDSARVKPGSPVRTCVGCREQGSAVDLLRVVVGEQGPEGSPLVPDVSRRLPGRGAWLHLDPSCLSLAERRRAFSRALRVSGNLDTSAVDQLVDAVHTKAVPLEKNRHKHS comes from the coding sequence ATGGTTCGACGTGAGTCCTCGGATTCGGCGCGCGTGAAACCCGGTTCGCCGGTAAGAACGTGTGTGGGATGCAGGGAACAAGGGTCGGCTGTCGATCTGTTGAGGGTCGTGGTTGGTGAGCAGGGGCCGGAGGGTTCCCCGCTCGTCCCCGACGTATCGCGAAGACTCCCCGGTCGAGGTGCATGGCTGCACCTGGATCCGAGTTGTCTGAGCCTGGCAGAGCGGCGCCGAGCATTCAGCAGAGCACTGCGAGTGTCCGGAAATCTGGACACGTCCGCTGTCGACCAGCTGGTCGACGCAGTTCACACAAAAGCAGTACCTCTCGAGAAGAACAGGCACAAGCACTCATGA
- the nusA gene encoding transcription termination factor NusA, protein MNIDIAALRAIEAEKGVSIETVIATIQTALLTAYRHTEGHKQNARIDVNIKTGSVRVMAHDTDADGNMIGEEWDDTPEGFGRIAATTARQVILQRLRDAEHERSFGEFSTHEGEIVGGVIQRDTRANSRGMVVVRIGSESNGAEGLLPPAEQVPGENYEHGERIKCYVVGVARGARGPQITLSRTHPNLVRKLFALEVPEIADGSVEIINVAREAGHRSKIAVASRVQGLNAKGACIGPMGQRVRNVMSELAGEKIDIIDFDEDPATFVGNALSPSKVVSVTVVDPEARAARVIVPDFQLSLAIGKEGQNARLAARLTGWRIDIRSDAAPVGDASDRPATSNG, encoded by the coding sequence GTGAATATCGACATTGCAGCGTTGCGAGCGATCGAAGCCGAAAAAGGTGTCTCGATCGAAACTGTGATCGCCACGATCCAGACCGCGCTGCTGACGGCGTACCGCCACACCGAGGGGCACAAGCAGAACGCTCGGATCGATGTCAACATCAAGACCGGTTCGGTGCGAGTGATGGCGCACGACACCGATGCCGACGGCAACATGATCGGTGAGGAGTGGGACGACACTCCCGAGGGATTCGGACGCATCGCGGCCACCACCGCGCGCCAGGTCATCCTGCAGCGTCTGCGCGACGCCGAGCACGAGCGCAGTTTCGGTGAGTTCTCGACCCATGAGGGTGAAATCGTCGGCGGTGTCATTCAGCGTGACACGCGTGCGAATTCCCGCGGAATGGTCGTCGTCCGAATCGGCAGCGAATCCAATGGCGCCGAAGGATTGTTGCCGCCTGCAGAACAGGTTCCCGGCGAGAACTACGAGCACGGTGAGCGCATCAAGTGCTATGTCGTCGGGGTTGCTCGCGGAGCCCGCGGCCCACAGATCACCCTCTCGCGGACCCACCCGAACCTGGTTCGCAAGTTGTTCGCACTCGAGGTTCCAGAGATTGCGGACGGCAGCGTCGAGATCATCAACGTCGCGCGCGAAGCGGGGCATCGTTCCAAGATCGCCGTCGCCTCACGTGTGCAGGGGCTCAACGCAAAGGGTGCATGCATCGGCCCGATGGGTCAGCGCGTCCGCAACGTCATGAGCGAACTCGCGGGGGAGAAGATCGACATCATCGACTTCGACGAAGATCCCGCGACGTTTGTGGGCAACGCACTTTCCCCGTCGAAAGTGGTCTCCGTCACTGTCGTCGATCCCGAGGCTCGTGCGGCCCGTGTCATCGTGCCCGATTTCCAGCTTTCGTTGGCCATCGGAAAAGAGGGTCAAAATGCCCGCCTGGCTGCGCGGTTGACGGGTTGGCGTATCGACATTCGTAGCGATGCGGCACCCGTTGGCGACGCGTCCGACCGGCCCGCCACGTCCAACGGATAA
- a CDS encoding SDR family NAD(P)-dependent oxidoreductase — protein sequence MTTNGKVALVTGASRSVGKGIALALGSDGWTVYVTARGTVGDDGPLDRTAAEITERGGHGIAVQCDHADDQQIVDLFARIAEEQSGRLDLLVNNVWANPAGYAGFADPFWKRPIDDWDSLIGIGLRAHYVASVEAAKLMVPRGSGVIGNISSFGTRGYLHSVLYGMSKAGLDKMAADMAVELKGTGVTALSFWLGLIRNERMEASGIESFEGFSLAEAETPEFVGQVITALANDPEVNARSGHTLITAETAVEYGITDANGKQPASHRSAFGGGPLF from the coding sequence ATGACGACGAACGGAAAAGTTGCGCTCGTAACCGGTGCCAGCCGGAGCGTCGGCAAGGGCATTGCCCTCGCGCTGGGAAGCGACGGATGGACGGTGTACGTGACGGCCCGAGGAACCGTCGGCGACGACGGCCCACTCGATCGCACCGCAGCCGAGATCACCGAGCGCGGTGGTCACGGCATTGCCGTGCAGTGCGATCACGCCGACGATCAACAGATCGTCGACCTGTTTGCACGCATCGCCGAGGAACAGTCAGGCCGCCTCGATCTTCTGGTCAACAACGTCTGGGCAAACCCGGCGGGTTATGCAGGCTTCGCCGATCCGTTCTGGAAGAGGCCGATCGACGATTGGGATTCGCTGATCGGAATCGGACTGCGCGCCCACTACGTTGCTTCGGTGGAAGCGGCGAAGTTGATGGTTCCCCGGGGCAGTGGAGTGATCGGCAACATCTCGTCGTTCGGCACCCGCGGGTACCTGCACTCTGTGCTGTACGGGATGTCGAAGGCAGGTTTGGACAAGATGGCCGCGGACATGGCTGTCGAATTGAAGGGGACCGGCGTCACCGCACTTTCCTTCTGGCTCGGGTTGATCCGCAACGAGCGGATGGAGGCGAGTGGGATCGAGAGCTTCGAAGGCTTCTCACTGGCCGAGGCCGAAACCCCGGAATTCGTCGGCCAAGTCATCACTGCATTGGCCAACGATCCAGAAGTGAACGCGCGCAGCGGTCACACACTGATCACCGCCGAGACGGCCGTCGAGTACGGAATCACCGACGCCAACGGGAAACAACCGGCGTCACACCGCAGTGCCTTCGGTGGCGGCCCGCTTTTCTGA
- the rimP gene encoding ribosome maturation factor RimP: MPVPSRERVIELISELVHAQGYDVEDVVVTSAGKHSAVRIMVDSDAGIELDAAAEISRLVSELFDTLEEIGETPYTLEVTSPGIDRPLTLDRHWRRARGRKARIDLAGETVVGRIGTLNGDSVAVVIGGRGGLTVREIALGDVQKAVVQVEFSKPSEAELELAGGIPEGRAVPSDAVDLTEDSGVDSVEDDEAELEDVENEEGFDK, translated from the coding sequence ATGCCGGTGCCATCCAGGGAGAGGGTGATCGAGCTGATCTCCGAACTCGTGCACGCCCAGGGTTACGACGTCGAAGACGTTGTCGTGACCAGTGCGGGCAAGCACAGCGCGGTGCGCATCATGGTCGACAGCGATGCCGGGATCGAGCTCGATGCCGCCGCGGAGATCAGCAGACTCGTTTCGGAACTTTTCGACACCCTCGAGGAAATCGGTGAAACGCCGTACACCCTCGAGGTGACCTCTCCGGGAATCGATCGCCCACTGACGCTCGATCGTCACTGGCGTCGGGCTCGCGGACGTAAAGCGCGAATCGATCTGGCCGGCGAGACCGTGGTGGGCCGTATCGGAACGTTGAACGGCGATTCCGTGGCAGTTGTCATCGGTGGCCGTGGCGGACTGACCGTGCGCGAGATTGCACTGGGCGACGTTCAAAAGGCTGTAGTTCAGGTGGAGTTCTCGAAGCCCAGTGAGGCGGAGTTGGAACTCGCGGGCGGCATCCCGGAGGGGCGCGCAGTTCCTTCGGATGCGGTTGACCTCACCGAGGACTCGGGCGTGGACAGTGTCGAAGACGACGAAGCAGAATTAGAAGACGTAGAAAACGAAGAAGGGTTCGACAAGTGA
- a CDS encoding ferritin-like domain-containing protein — MITSHTRRSESSALLTAIESENAAIFAYGVVAAFSNPARVNEVATHTAAHRARRDALVALSTDAGVTPPTAAAAYEIPFPVTDAVTAAQLAAQIESDTAVTYRAFVEQVDTDQLRTFGIDGLTDAAIRGAGWRSALGTAPATSAFPGDPAS; from the coding sequence GTGATCACTTCGCACACCCGTCGATCCGAGAGTTCTGCCTTGCTGACCGCAATCGAATCAGAGAATGCCGCGATCTTCGCTTACGGAGTGGTTGCCGCGTTTTCGAATCCTGCCCGTGTCAACGAGGTTGCCACGCACACAGCAGCGCACCGCGCACGACGTGATGCGCTGGTTGCCCTGTCGACCGACGCGGGCGTGACCCCGCCGACAGCCGCGGCAGCGTACGAGATCCCGTTTCCGGTGACGGACGCCGTTACCGCGGCACAACTGGCAGCACAGATCGAATCCGACACCGCCGTGACCTACCGGGCATTCGTCGAACAGGTCGATACCGACCAACTCCGCACATTCGGAATCGACGGCCTGACCGATGCGGCAATCCGCGGCGCCGGATGGCGGTCCGCGCTGGGAACCGCTCCGGCCACCTCAGCGTTCCCGGGGGACCCGGCTTCGTAA
- a CDS encoding DMT family transporter: protein MPSSRSGLWWGLLGVLAFSFTVPLTRVAVADLDPLFVGAGRAVVAGALAIVMLSVTRATLPTLRQWLRIALVTVGAVLGFSLFTTFALQTSPASHAAVVIGLLPAATAVFAVVRGKERPSKGFWWASAAGAVSVVGFVAIANGGLGSFHLADLLLFAAVVCAALAYSEGALLAREIGSWQTIAWALILGLPVTIALTVASMAQAPVSADVNSWLSFAYLGCVSMFLGFFPWYRGLAIGPISTVSQTQLVQPVLSIAWSALILGETLSPSIVAGGVVVIGCAWLALKARVAAPRAVPARDATTATDESEKRAATEGTAV, encoded by the coding sequence ATGCCATCGTCTCGATCCGGTTTGTGGTGGGGCTTGCTCGGTGTGCTGGCGTTCTCGTTCACCGTTCCGCTCACGCGGGTCGCCGTCGCGGATCTCGACCCCCTGTTCGTCGGCGCGGGCCGCGCCGTCGTTGCCGGGGCCCTTGCGATTGTGATGCTGTCGGTTACTCGCGCGACGCTTCCGACGCTTCGGCAGTGGTTGCGCATCGCACTCGTGACTGTTGGTGCGGTACTGGGGTTTTCACTGTTCACCACGTTTGCGTTGCAGACATCGCCGGCGAGTCACGCGGCAGTCGTGATCGGGCTACTTCCCGCTGCGACCGCGGTATTTGCGGTCGTCCGAGGAAAAGAGCGTCCCAGTAAGGGATTCTGGTGGGCAAGCGCCGCCGGCGCGGTATCGGTCGTAGGGTTCGTGGCGATTGCAAACGGCGGACTCGGCTCGTTTCATCTCGCTGATCTTCTTCTGTTCGCCGCGGTTGTGTGTGCAGCGCTGGCATATTCGGAAGGTGCGTTGCTGGCCCGCGAGATCGGGTCGTGGCAGACGATTGCCTGGGCATTGATTCTCGGACTGCCGGTCACGATTGCGTTGACGGTGGCGTCCATGGCCCAGGCTCCGGTCTCTGCCGATGTGAATTCGTGGCTTTCGTTTGCCTACCTGGGATGCGTGAGTATGTTTCTCGGGTTCTTTCCTTGGTACCGGGGTCTGGCGATCGGTCCCATTTCCACTGTGAGCCAAACACAGTTGGTTCAACCGGTGCTCAGCATTGCCTGGTCGGCGCTGATACTCGGTGAGACGTTGTCGCCCTCGATCGTGGCCGGCGGTGTCGTCGTCATCGGGTGTGCCTGGCTTGCCCTGAAGGCGCGAGTGGCAGCGCCGCGTGCTGTGCCGGCACGCGACGCGACCACTGCTACTGATGAATCAGAAAAGCGGGCCGCCACCGAAGGCACTGCGGTGTGA
- a CDS encoding MFS transporter yields the protein MTVLTKSGSDAASGSESSGGRKVPIAIAMVAASLPMFMATLDNLVMTSALPVIEKELNASVGQLQWFMNAYTLCFATLMLSATTLGDRWGRRKMFVFGIGLFTAASIASALSTTPSLLIAARAFQGAGAAAIMPLSLTLLVAAVPEAKRAMAIGVWGGVSGLGIAMGPVVGGAVVDGFSWQGIFWINVPVAIVAVPLALYALRESTGRTQPLDLPGVALAGLGVFLAVWGIVHGNDDGWGSLGVVASLVGSAVALALFVLREMKTSHPVMPLRLFRSRSFSMANVIGLTFSIGIFGAVFLLSQYLQIVMGYSPFQAGLRTLPWTAAPMIFAPLAGFLAPKVGLRSLLLTGLLLQAGALFWLAALIGPDVTYGSLVPALLMAGIGMGLTFAPSSTAVLVDMDEPDHGTASSTNSTLREIGVALGIAVLTAVFLAAGGALTPLGYGDALTPALRVGGCFVLVAVVAAWFVPSHRKA from the coding sequence ATGACCGTTTTGACGAAGTCCGGATCGGACGCCGCATCCGGGTCGGAAAGCAGTGGAGGACGTAAGGTTCCGATCGCGATAGCGATGGTTGCTGCCTCTCTGCCCATGTTCATGGCCACCCTCGACAACCTCGTGATGACGAGCGCGCTGCCGGTGATCGAGAAGGAGCTGAATGCGTCCGTCGGGCAACTTCAGTGGTTCATGAATGCGTACACGCTCTGCTTTGCGACGCTGATGCTTTCGGCGACGACGCTCGGCGATCGGTGGGGGCGCCGCAAGATGTTCGTGTTCGGGATCGGGCTGTTCACGGCGGCGTCGATTGCTTCGGCGTTGTCGACGACACCGAGCCTGCTCATCGCGGCCCGAGCCTTTCAGGGCGCCGGCGCTGCCGCGATCATGCCGCTCTCACTCACTCTCCTCGTGGCAGCGGTACCGGAAGCCAAGCGTGCCATGGCAATCGGCGTGTGGGGTGGCGTCTCCGGCCTGGGGATCGCGATGGGTCCCGTGGTCGGTGGAGCGGTAGTCGACGGGTTCTCGTGGCAGGGCATCTTCTGGATAAACGTGCCGGTTGCGATCGTCGCTGTTCCTCTCGCGTTGTACGCGCTGCGCGAATCGACCGGTCGCACACAGCCTCTCGACCTTCCCGGTGTCGCACTCGCCGGACTCGGTGTGTTCCTGGCGGTGTGGGGGATCGTTCACGGCAACGACGACGGCTGGGGATCGCTTGGAGTAGTTGCGTCGTTGGTCGGGTCCGCAGTCGCGTTGGCACTGTTCGTTCTTCGCGAGATGAAGACCTCGCATCCGGTGATGCCCCTACGTCTGTTCCGTTCACGCAGCTTCTCGATGGCGAACGTCATCGGCTTGACCTTCTCGATCGGAATCTTCGGGGCGGTGTTCCTGCTCTCGCAGTACCTCCAGATCGTGATGGGCTACAGCCCGTTCCAAGCAGGCCTGCGGACGCTTCCGTGGACGGCAGCGCCGATGATCTTCGCGCCTCTCGCCGGTTTTCTGGCGCCGAAGGTCGGGCTCCGTTCGCTTCTGCTGACCGGTCTGTTGCTCCAGGCCGGAGCATTGTTCTGGTTGGCAGCGTTGATCGGTCCCGACGTGACGTACGGGTCGCTGGTTCCGGCTCTACTGATGGCGGGCATCGGCATGGGCCTGACCTTCGCGCCGAGCTCGACGGCGGTACTCGTCGACATGGACGAGCCTGATCACGGAACGGCCAGTTCGACCAACTCGACGCTTCGTGAGATCGGTGTTGCACTGGGAATCGCGGTTCTCACTGCAGTCTTCCTTGCCGCCGGCGGTGCCCTCACGCCACTCGGTTACGGAGATGCGCTGACACCTGCACTGCGCGTCGGCGGTTGCTTCGTATTGGTTGCGGTTGTCGCGGCGTGGTTCGTGCCCTCGCATCGCAAGGCCTGA
- a CDS encoding TetR/AcrR family transcriptional regulator: MSIGAAEPRTRRMSAPERRALVLAAATRAFAKGGYSGTSTDAVAKEAGVSQPYVVRMFGTKADLFHAVFTRALDEIVRTFNDKLDTVTIDPSNPQFWAELGSAYGELVLDRDLLLVMLHGFATSTDDVAAVSRNAMSGIYTLLRERTGCTPEQARLFIANGMLINNLLAMMAPEHAEEDPALGELWGSVFSDSTAITLTGDESSSETDTDS, translated from the coding sequence ATGTCGATCGGTGCAGCTGAACCACGTACCCGCAGGATGAGCGCACCGGAACGTCGCGCGTTGGTCCTTGCCGCGGCAACGCGAGCATTCGCAAAGGGTGGATACTCGGGGACCAGTACGGACGCCGTCGCCAAGGAAGCCGGTGTCTCGCAGCCCTACGTCGTGCGCATGTTCGGAACCAAGGCAGATTTGTTCCACGCAGTGTTCACGCGCGCGCTCGACGAAATCGTCCGCACCTTCAACGACAAATTGGATACGGTCACGATCGATCCGAGCAATCCGCAGTTCTGGGCCGAACTCGGATCCGCCTACGGCGAGCTGGTTCTCGACCGAGATCTACTGCTTGTCATGCTGCACGGCTTCGCCACCAGCACCGATGATGTCGCCGCCGTCTCCCGGAACGCCATGTCCGGCATCTACACCTTGCTGCGCGAGCGCACCGGTTGCACACCCGAGCAAGCGCGTTTGTTCATCGCGAACGGGATGCTGATCAACAATCTGCTCGCAATGATGGCGCCCGAACACGCCGAAGAAGATCCAGCCCTCGGCGAGCTCTGGGGCAGCGTCTTCAGCGACTCGACTGCGATCACGCTCACCGGCGACGAATCCTCGAGCGAAACCGACACCGATTCCTGA
- a CDS encoding nuclear transport factor 2 family protein produces the protein MDLAQRLDALEQIEEIKKLKHGYWRACDAKDPVGFRNSFIRSGASIDYGRLGAFDDAGPMADIFEKIALRKVDGRYAVLDMHHGLHPDITLTSETSAVGRWALQFRQIDTVGRTEKLMTGEYDDKYVIEDGMWKMSQCHFTETWSITTPLSPDADIAEGSLGGPR, from the coding sequence TTGGATCTCGCACAACGCCTCGACGCGCTCGAACAGATCGAGGAAATCAAGAAGCTCAAGCACGGCTACTGGCGAGCATGTGATGCCAAGGATCCAGTTGGGTTCCGCAACAGCTTCATCCGTTCCGGAGCGTCGATCGACTACGGCCGCCTCGGCGCCTTCGACGACGCGGGGCCGATGGCGGACATCTTCGAGAAGATCGCTCTTCGCAAGGTCGACGGCCGGTACGCGGTCCTCGACATGCATCACGGATTGCATCCCGACATCACACTGACCTCGGAGACGTCGGCGGTGGGGCGATGGGCTCTGCAGTTCCGCCAGATCGACACCGTCGGGCGCACCGAGAAGTTGATGACCGGCGAATACGACGACAAGTACGTGATCGAGGACGGTATGTGGAAAATGAGTCAATGCCATTTCACGGAGACGTGGTCGATCACCACTCCCCTTTCTCCGGACGCTGACATCGCCGAGGGTTCGTTGGGTGGGCCGCGATGA